The sequence AGTTTTAAAGCCTCATCAAAATCATAGTTTTCTTCCAAGGGCTCAATGTATATTCTCGCCTGGGACTTTGTAATGCGCACCTTACCCAGCTTGTGAATGGCCCTTTTTATGTTGCTCATAAGCTTGTCCTCAAAAATAGGTCTGTTCAATCCCTTTAAAAGTATTTCACCATATCTTACCAAAATTACCTTCTTCATCTTCTTCCTCCACGTTTTATTCTTATTTTTGGCAAAATATCTTTTATGGCTTCCACGGTTTTTATTATATCCTCTTCGTTGTTAAACGACGAAAAACTGAATCTAATCGCCCCTTCAATTATTTCAGGCTTGATTCCCATTGCCCTCAGCACATGGCTTAAAACCTGCTTTCTGGAAGAGCAGGCTGCTCCTGTCGATACAAATATGTTCTTCGTCTCCAAATGGTGCAAAAGCACCTCAGCACGGACATTGGGGAAAGCAGCATTCAAAATATAAGGTGATGATCCTTCGGGAGATACTATCACCACATCCTCAACCTCTTTTTTCAGCATATCCAAAAGCATGCTTTTTAACTTCTCACAATATTTTGAACTTTCTTCCATTTTCCTGAAGGTAATGTCCACCGCCGCTCCAAAACCACAGATTCCGGGAACATTTTCAGTACCGGACCTGAGTTGGCTCTCCTGCCCCCCGCCGAAAATAATCGGTTTTAGTTTAATGTCCCGGCGGGTATATAAAGCCCCAACTCCCTTGGGCCCGTGAATCTTGTGAGAGCTCATGGTCAAAAGGTCAATTCCTTGTTTTTCAGGAGCAATTCTTATCTTTCCGTACGCCTGAACCGCATCAACGTGAAGAACTATATCTTTGTTTATACTGTTTTTTACCTCCACGATTTTATCAATGGGTTGAACCGCTCCCGTCTCATTGTTAATGTAAATCACGCTTATAAGAGAAGTTTCTTCATTTATTTTTTTTCGCAGGTCATCAACAATCACTATGCCGTTTTTGTCCACATCTATAAAATCAACTTTGTAACCATGTTGGGACAAGTTGTTAAAGACCTCCAGGACAGAAGGATGCTCAATCTTTGTCGTGATAATGTGCTTTCCCTTCCTTGGATTTGCAAAAAGGTATCCTGCAATGGCAAGGTTGTTTGCCTCGGTTCCGCCGGAAGTAAAATAAATCTCATCCCTTGACACTCCCAAAGATTTTGCAACAATTTCCCTTGCATTTCTCACCATTCGTTCGGCTTCAATACCTTTGGTGTGCAGAGAAGATGGATTGCCGTAAACTTCCCTGCTTATATGATTTACAAAGTCTATAACCTCATCATACGGCCTCGTAGTGGCACTGTTGTCAAGATAAATTTCCCTGCTCATTTTAATCCTTTCCAAGTCTCCTTTAATTCATATTTTATTCTACCTAAGTCAAATTAAGACTTATCACTTCTAAATATTCTAACACACTATATATAGTTTAACCAATAAAATCTTCATTTTCAAAGAAAATATTAAAAAAGTCCTTCCTCAACAGCGGAAAGACTAATATCTCCTAAATCTGACAAAATATCCACTATAAACTTGATTAAAATCAATAGTCTTGATTAAAATCAATAATTAAGAAGAATTTCTTTTAATTAATCTGTAATCTAAGATTATCTGTAATCCGAATCAAGCCATTTCAAATAGTGATAAAGACACTTTAAATTGTTTTCCGATATGCCCCGGATTTCAATGCCATATTCGTAATAGTCGTTTACTTTGTTTTTCCTCACAACAGCTCCGCTAAAGACAAGTTTGTTCGTTCTGTCCAGCAAAATCTCCACTTCAAGAACATCTTCCGTTGTAAGCTGTTCATTGCAATTAATTTTTATACCGCCGGAACTCATGTTTTTCACAACTGCAAAAACAAGCTTGGAAGTCCCGCACACTCTGATATTGGCCATAAGACTTACATAAAATCTCTCATGCTTGCGCAAATCTTTCAATTTTTCAACTTTGTTTATCTTCACATCAATGATCAGGGGATTAATATCATAAACGTGGTTGATATTTCCGTCCATTACAAAAAGATCTTGAGTATTGGAATAGTTTACGACAACGTGGTCACCCGGAAAGAAAAGTGTCTCTTTTAAAACGTCTTTTGCCTCAACTTTTATACTGTCGTCAGTTTTCCCGAGAACTTCGGCATTTATGTACTCGAACATTTTAAAATGCTTTATATCAACTCCAGAGCCAAGTTTAACGACTTTCGCAGGATTCCTGTTACCCAAGGCATTAAACAGCCCGGTGCCCCCGTCCAGATTATACCTTGCCATATCTCCACTCCTTCCGAGTTGAATTCCAAGCATCAATGTGACTACTTGGAAAATTTCTATTTCAGATTATGATAAATAAGCTTTGCATCCACGCTTGCCCCAAGCATTGATTCAAAGAAAACAAAACTGTCTGGAATGTTTGTTAATAGGATAAACAATTAGAGAAAAACCTTTATATAATTAATTATAGCATTAATTATTTTCAAATTACAGTCCATTATTTAATTTTTTAAGAATAGTAATATTTTATAAAAAAATCGTAAAATAGTACTTGAAACCCTTTATTTTTTAAAAATGCTGTGCTATAATAAAAGTAAGTTCAATATTTCCTCCCGAAAAAGGTATAAGGAGATATAAACTGTGACTTATGAAACAGGGCAAAATCATCGAAAGGTGATGACGCAAAGCCATGGGTCTACTGTTTTAAAACAATGTTTTAAAGCTATGATCGCCAGGCTGCCATTAAAAGTCCTGTTTATACTCTTCAAAATAAATGTAAAGGAAATAAGTCAGGTATATTTCCTTATACCTACTTTTTTTTAGCATTTTATCCTGTCAAGAGTCTTGATAAAATCCAGCTTGGTGTAGTTTTTTTCAAGTCTTTCTTTCATATACCGTTGTGAAACTTTGCCAAGTTCGTCCAACACACTCTCCGATACCTCAAAACTGAACAAATTGCTCATTTTACTGTGCACTATGTAATTTAGTGCCTTTGCGGCACCTTCGGAAATTTTTAATGCTCCTTTATCATTTTCAAGGCATTTGCTGCACAAAAATCCGCATTTTAAGAAACTGAAATACATACTGTCAAAAACGGTGCTGCCACATTTTATACAGCTGCTCACCCACGGCGCATATCCCATTGTTGAAAGAAGTCTTATTTCAAACACTCTTACTATTTGCAGCGGCGACCTGTCTGTTTTCGAAAGCATGTACAATGAGTTTAAAAAAAGCTGCAACAACCTGGATGCAGGCTGATTTTCCAAAATTACATCATTTACTATATCCATCATATGGGCAGCATATGTTAATCTTTCAAGATCATTTCGGATATCATAAAAAGACTCAATAACATCACAGCTATTGACGGTATACATGTCTTTGCCTTTAAAGAGAACAAATTCGCTGTAGCATAATAATTGTGTCCCTGCAACCAGGTGACTTTTCGGTCTTCTTGCACCTTTTGCCAAAGCGGATATCTTGCCTTTATTCTTGGAAAATATTGTTATTATTCT comes from Acetivibrio thermocellus ATCC 27405 and encodes:
- a CDS encoding cysteine desulfurase family protein; the encoded protein is MSREIYLDNSATTRPYDEVIDFVNHISREVYGNPSSLHTKGIEAERMVRNAREIVAKSLGVSRDEIYFTSGGTEANNLAIAGYLFANPRKGKHIITTKIEHPSVLEVFNNLSQHGYKVDFIDVDKNGIVIVDDLRKKINEETSLISVIYINNETGAVQPIDKIVEVKNSINKDIVLHVDAVQAYGKIRIAPEKQGIDLLTMSSHKIHGPKGVGALYTRRDIKLKPIIFGGGQESQLRSGTENVPGICGFGAAVDITFRKMEESSKYCEKLKSMLLDMLKKEVEDVVIVSPEGSSPYILNAAFPNVRAEVLLHHLETKNIFVSTGAACSSRKQVLSHVLRAMGIKPEIIEGAIRFSFSSFNNEEDIIKTVEAIKDILPKIRIKRGGRR
- a CDS encoding PilZ domain-containing protein, encoding MARYNLDGGTGLFNALGNRNPAKVVKLGSGVDIKHFKMFEYINAEVLGKTDDSIKVEAKDVLKETLFFPGDHVVVNYSNTQDLFVMDGNINHVYDINPLIIDVKINKVEKLKDLRKHERFYVSLMANIRVCGTSKLVFAVVKNMSSGGIKINCNEQLTTEDVLEVEILLDRTNKLVFSGAVVRKNKVNDYYEYGIEIRGISENNLKCLYHYLKWLDSDYR
- the recO gene encoding DNA repair protein RecO translates to MNYLKTSGIVIKEVNTGEADRIITIFSKNKGKISALAKGARRPKSHLVAGTQLLCYSEFVLFKGKDMYTVNSCDVIESFYDIRNDLERLTYAAHMMDIVNDVILENQPASRLLQLFLNSLYMLSKTDRSPLQIVRVFEIRLLSTMGYAPWVSSCIKCGSTVFDSMYFSFLKCGFLCSKCLENDKGALKISEGAAKALNYIVHSKMSNLFSFEVSESVLDELGKVSQRYMKERLEKNYTKLDFIKTLDRIKC